One window of the Prionailurus bengalensis isolate Pbe53 chromosome E1, Fcat_Pben_1.1_paternal_pri, whole genome shotgun sequence genome contains the following:
- the CLUH gene encoding clustered mitochondria protein homolog isoform X1 — translation MLLNGDCPESLKREERATEPPRENGLDESEPGEETTGQEVIVIQDTGFSVKILAPGIEPFSLQVSPQEMVQEIHQVLMDREDTCHRTCFSLHLDGNMLDHFSELRSVEGLQEGSVLRVVEEPYTVREARIHVRHVRDLLKSLDPSDAFNGVDCNSLSFLSVFTDGDLGDSGKRKKGLEMDPIDCTPPEYILPGSRERPLCPLQPQNRDWKPLQCLKVLTMSGWNPPPGNRKMHGDLMYLFVITAEDRQVSITASTRGFYLNQSTAYHFNPKPASPRFLSHSLVELLNQISPTFKKNFAVLQKKRVQRHPFERIATPFQVYSWTAPQAEHAMDCVRAEDAYTSRLGYEEHIPGQTRDWNEELQTTRELPRKNLPERLLRERAIFKVHSDFTAAATRGAMAVIDGNVMAINPSEETKMQMFIWNNIFFSLGFDVRDHYKDFGGDVAAYVAPTNDLNGVRTYNAVDVEGLYTLGTVVVDYRGYRVTAQSIIPGILERDQEQSVIYGSIDFGKTVMSHPRYLELLERTSRPLKILRHRVLNDRGEEVELCSSVECKGIIGNDGRHYILDLLRTFPPDLNFLPVPGETLPEECTRAGFPRAHRHKLCCLRQELVDAFVEHRYLLFMKLAALQLMQQKASKMENPTSLENGDPPSSEPKPEDPPGPEAGSEEEGGSASGLAKVKELAETIASDDGTDPRSREVIRNACKAVGSISCTAFDVRFNPDIFSPGVRFPESCQEEVRDQKQLLKDAAAFLLSCQIPGLVKDCIDHAVLPMDGATLAEVMRQRGINMRYLGKVLDLVLRSPAREQLDHIYKIGIGELITRSAKHIFKTYLQGVELSGLSAAISHFLNCFLSSYPNPVAHLPADELISKKRNRRRRNRPPGAADNTAWAVMTPQELWKNICQEAKNYFGFSLECETVDQAVETYGLQKITLLREISLKTGIQILLKEYSFDSRHKPAFTEEDVLNIFPVVKHVNPKASDAFHFFQSGQAKVQQGFLKEGCELINEALNLFNNVYGAMHVEICACLRLLARLHYIMGDYAEALSNQQKAVLMSERVMGIEHPNTIQEYMHLALYCFASSQLSTALSLLYRARYLTLLVFGEDHPEMALLDNNIGLVLHGVMEYDLSLRFLENALAVSTKYHGPKSLKVALSHHLVARVYESKAEFRSALQHEKEGYTIYKTQLGEDHEKTKESSEYLKCLTQQAVALQRTMNEIYRNGSSANIPPLKFTAPSMASVLEQLNVINGILFIPLSQKDLENLKAEVARRHQLQEAGRNRDKAEEPMATEPEPAGVLEDSASQPQAAKDPSSPGLQG, via the exons ATGCTACTGAATGGAGACTGTCCAGAGAGcctaaaaagggaagaaagggctactgagccgcccagggaaAATGGTCTGGATGAATCCGAGCCAGGAGAGGAAACGACTGGACAGGAGGTCATTGTCATTCAGGACACAGGCTTTTCTGTGAAGATCCTGGcacctgggattgagcccttctCTTTACAG GTGTCCCCCCAGGAGATGGTACAGGAGATCCACCAGGTACTCATGGACCGTGAAGACACGTGTCACCGCACCTGCTTCTCGCTGCACCTGGATGGCAACATGCTGGACCACTTCTCAGAGCTGCGCAGTGTCGAGGGGCTGCAGGAGGGCTCGGTGCTACGCGTGGTGGAAG AGCCATACACAGTACGTGAGGCCCGCATCCACGTGCGCCATGTCCGAGACCTGCTCAAGAGCCTGGACCCATCTGATGCCTTCAACGGGGTTGATTGCAACTCCTTGTCCTTCCTGAGCGTCTTTACCGATGGCGACCTGGGAG ACAGCGGGAAGCGGAAGAAGGGCTTGGAGATGGACCCCATTGACTGCACACCACCTGAGTACATCCTTCCAGGGAGCCGGGAACGGCCGTTGTGTCCCCTGCAGCCCCAGAACCGTGACTGGAAG CCCCTGCAGTGCCTGAAAGTTCTTACCATGAGTGGCTGGAACCCACCCCCTGGGAACCGCAAGATGCATGGGGACCTCATGTACCTGTTTGTGATCACAGCCGAGGACCGGCAAGTCAGCATCACGGCATCCACTCGGGGCTTTTACCTGAACCA GTCCACGGCCTATCACTTCAATCCCAAGCCTGCCAGCCCCCGCTTCCTCAGCCATTCCCTAGTGGAGCTGCTCAACCAGATCAGCCCAACCTTCAAAAAAAACTTTGCCGTGCTGCAGAAGAAAAG GGTCCAGCGCCACCCATTCGAGAGGATTGCCACCCCGTTCCAGGTGTACAGCTGGACAGCGCCCCAGGCAGAGCACGCTATGGACTGCGTGCGTGCGGAGGACGCCTACACCTCCAGGCTGGGCTATGAGGAGCACATCCCTGGACAG ACCCGGGACTGGAACGAGGAGCTGCAGACGACAAGGGAACTGCCCCGCAAGAACCTGCCTGAGCGGCTCCTTCGAGAAAGAGCTATATTCAAG GTGCACAGCGACTTCACGGCTGCAGCCACACGGGGCGCCATGGCGGTCATCGACGGCAACGTGATGGCCATCAACCCCAGCGAGGAGACCAAGATGCAGATGTTCATCTGGAATAACATCTTCTTTAGCCTGGGCTTTGATGTTCGTGACCACTACAAGGACTTCGGTGGGGATGTGGCGGCCTACGTGGCGCCCACCAATGACCTGAATGGTGTGCGCACGTACAACGCCGTGGACGTGGAGGGGCTGTACACGCTGGGGACGGTGGTGGTGGATTACCGTGGCTACCGCGTCACAGCCCAGTCCATCATCCCTGGCATCCTGGAGCGGGACCAGGAGCAGAGTGTCATCTACGGCTCCATTGACTTTGGCAAGACGGTGATGTCGCACCCTCGATACCTGGAGCTGCTGGAACGTACTAGTCGGCCGCTCAAGATCCTGAGGCATCGGGTGCTCAACGACCGCGGCGAGGAGGTGGAGCTCTGCTCCTCCGTGGAGTGCAAGGGCATCATCGGCAACGACGGGCGCCACTACATCCTCGACCTGCTGCGCACTTTCCCCCCTGACCTCAACTTCCTGCCCGTGCCCGGCGAGACGCTGCCCGAGGAGTGCACCCGCGCCGGCTTCCCCCGGGCGCACCGGCACAAGCTCTGTTGCCTGCGCCAGGAGCTGGTGGACGCCTTTGTGGAGCACAG GTACCTCCTCTTCATGAAGCTGGCTGCCCTGCAGTTGATGCAGCAGAAAGCAAGCAAGATGGAGAACCCCACCTCACTGGAAAATGGTGACCCCCCCTCCTCGGAACCTAAGCCTGAAGACCCTCCGGGGCCCGAGGCAGGAAGTGAGGAGGAAGGCGGCAGTGCTAGCGGCCTCGCCAAGGTGAAGGAGCTGGCGGAGACCATCGCCTCAGACGACGGGACAG ACCCTCGGAGCCGAGAGGTGATCCGCAACGCGTGCAAGGCAGTCGGCTCCATCAGCTGCACAGCCTTTGACGTCCGCTTCAACCCTGACATCTTCTCACCAG GGGTTCGTTTCCCCGAGTCCTGCCAGGAGGAAGTTCGGGACCAGAAGCAGCTGCTGAAAGACGCCGCCGCCTTCCTGCTGTCCTGCCAGATCCCTGGCTTG GTAAAGGACTGCATAGACCATGCGGTGCTGCCCATGGATGGGGCCACGCTGGCTGAGGTGATGCGCCAGCGTGGCATCAACATGCGCTACCTGGGCAAGGTGCTGGACCTGGTGCTCCGGAGCCCGGCCCGAGAACAGCTGGACCACATCTAT AAAATTGGCATTGGAGAGCTCATCACCCGTTCTGCCAAGCACATCTTTAAGACCTACTTACAG GGAGTGGAGCTCTCGGGCCTGTCGGCTGCCATCAGCCACTTTCTGAACTGCTTCCTGAGCTCCTACCCCAACCCTGTGGCCCACTTGCCCGCCGACGAGCTGATCTCTAAGAagaggaacaggaggaggagaaaccGCCCCCCGGGGGCAGCAGATAACACGGCCTGGGCTGTCATGACCCCCCAGGAGCTCTGGAAGAACATCTGCCAGGAGGCCAAGAACTACTTTGGCTTCAGCCTCGAGTG CGAGACTGTGGACCAGGCTGTGGAGACCTATGGGCTGCAGAAGATAACGCTGCTGCGGGAAATCTCCCTGAAAACTGGAATCCAG ATCCTGCTGAAGGAGTACAGCTTTGACAGCCGCCACAAACCCGCCTTCACCGAGGAGGATGTGCTCAATATCTTCCCCGTGGTCAAGCATGTCAACCCGAAGGCCTCGGATGCCTTCCACTTCTTCCAGAGTGGGCAGGCCAAAGTACAGCAGG gcttcctgaaggagggcTGTGAGCTCATCAATGAGGCCCTGAACCTGTTTAACAACGTGTACGGAGCCATGCACGTGGAGATCTGTGCCTGCTTGCGCCTCCTTGCTCGTCTCCACTACATTATGGGTGACTACGCCGAG GCCCTGAGTAACCAGCAGAAGGCTGTGCTGATGAGCGAGCGAGTGATGGGCATCGAGCACCCCAATACCATCCAGGAATAT ATGCACCTGGCCCTGTACTGCTTCGCCAGCAGCCAGCTGTCCACGGCCCTGAGCCTGCTGTACCGCGCCCGCTACCTCACACTGCTGGTGTTCGGGGAGGACCACCCCGAGATGGCGCTGCTGGAT AACAACATCGGGCTGGTGCTGCACGGAGTGATGGAATATGACCTGTCGCTGCGCTTCCTGGAGAATGCGCTGGCTGTCAGCACCAAGTACCACGGGCCCAAGTCCCTCAAGGTGGCCCTCAG CCACCACCTTGTCGCCCGGGTCTACGAGAGCAAAGCTGAGTTCCGGTCAGCCCTGCAGCACGAGAAGGAGGGCTACACCATCTACAAGACCCAG CTGGGCGAGGACCACGAGAAGACCAAGGAGAGCTCCGAGTACCTCAAGTGCCTGACCCAGCAGGCCGTGGCCCTGCAGCGCACCATGAACGAGATCTACCGAAACGGCTCCAGCGCCAACATCCCGCCCCTCAAG TTCACAGCCCCCAGCATGGCCAGTGTCTTGGAACAGCTCAACGTCATCAACGGCATCCTCTTCATTCCTCTCAG CCAAAAAGACTTGGAGAACCTGAAAGCCGAGGTGGCACGGCGGCACCAGCTCCAGGAGGCCGGCAGAAACAGGGATAAGGCTGAGGAGCCCATGGCCACCGAGCCTGAGCCAGCGGGGGTCCTGGAGGATTcagcctcccagccccaggccgcCAAGGACCCTTCTTCCCCGGGCTTGCAGGGgtag
- the CLUH gene encoding clustered mitochondria protein homolog isoform X4, giving the protein MDPIDCTPPEYILPGSRERPLCPLQPQNRDWKPLQCLKVLTMSGWNPPPGNRKMHGDLMYLFVITAEDRQVSITASTRGFYLNQSTAYHFNPKPASPRFLSHSLVELLNQISPTFKKNFAVLQKKRVQRHPFERIATPFQVYSWTAPQAEHAMDCVRAEDAYTSRLGYEEHIPGQTRDWNEELQTTRELPRKNLPERLLRERAIFKVHSDFTAAATRGAMAVIDGNVMAINPSEETKMQMFIWNNIFFSLGFDVRDHYKDFGGDVAAYVAPTNDLNGVRTYNAVDVEGLYTLGTVVVDYRGYRVTAQSIIPGILERDQEQSVIYGSIDFGKTVMSHPRYLELLERTSRPLKILRHRVLNDRGEEVELCSSVECKGIIGNDGRHYILDLLRTFPPDLNFLPVPGETLPEECTRAGFPRAHRHKLCCLRQELVDAFVEHRYLLFMKLAALQLMQQKASKMENPTSLENGDPPSSEPKPEDPPGPEAGSEEEGGSASGLAKVKELAETIASDDGTADPRSREVIRNACKAVGSISCTAFDVRFNPDIFSPGVRFPESCQEEVRDQKQLLKDAAAFLLSCQIPGLVKDCIDHAVLPMDGATLAEVMRQRGINMRYLGKVLDLVLRSPAREQLDHIYKIGIGELITRSAKHIFKTYLQGVELSGLSAAISHFLNCFLSSYPNPVAHLPADELISKKRNRRRRNRPPGAADNTAWAVMTPQELWKNICQEAKNYFGFSLECETVDQAVETYGLQKITLLREISLKTGIQILLKEYSFDSRHKPAFTEEDVLNIFPVVKHVNPKASDAFHFFQSGQAKVQQGFLKEGCELINEALNLFNNVYGAMHVEICACLRLLARLHYIMGDYAEALSNQQKAVLMSERVMGIEHPNTIQEYMHLALYCFASSQLSTALSLLYRARYLTLLVFGEDHPEMALLDNNIGLVLHGVMEYDLSLRFLENALAVSTKYHGPKSLKVALSHHLVARVYESKAEFRSALQHEKEGYTIYKTQLGEDHEKTKESSEYLKCLTQQAVALQRTMNEIYRNGSSANIPPLKFTAPSMASVLEQLNVINGILFIPLSQKDLENLKAEVARRHQLQEAGRNRDKAEEPMATEPEPAGVLEDSASQPQAAKDPSSPGLQG; this is encoded by the exons ATGGACCCCATTGACTGCACACCACCTGAGTACATCCTTCCAGGGAGCCGGGAACGGCCGTTGTGTCCCCTGCAGCCCCAGAACCGTGACTGGAAG CCCCTGCAGTGCCTGAAAGTTCTTACCATGAGTGGCTGGAACCCACCCCCTGGGAACCGCAAGATGCATGGGGACCTCATGTACCTGTTTGTGATCACAGCCGAGGACCGGCAAGTCAGCATCACGGCATCCACTCGGGGCTTTTACCTGAACCA GTCCACGGCCTATCACTTCAATCCCAAGCCTGCCAGCCCCCGCTTCCTCAGCCATTCCCTAGTGGAGCTGCTCAACCAGATCAGCCCAACCTTCAAAAAAAACTTTGCCGTGCTGCAGAAGAAAAG GGTCCAGCGCCACCCATTCGAGAGGATTGCCACCCCGTTCCAGGTGTACAGCTGGACAGCGCCCCAGGCAGAGCACGCTATGGACTGCGTGCGTGCGGAGGACGCCTACACCTCCAGGCTGGGCTATGAGGAGCACATCCCTGGACAG ACCCGGGACTGGAACGAGGAGCTGCAGACGACAAGGGAACTGCCCCGCAAGAACCTGCCTGAGCGGCTCCTTCGAGAAAGAGCTATATTCAAG GTGCACAGCGACTTCACGGCTGCAGCCACACGGGGCGCCATGGCGGTCATCGACGGCAACGTGATGGCCATCAACCCCAGCGAGGAGACCAAGATGCAGATGTTCATCTGGAATAACATCTTCTTTAGCCTGGGCTTTGATGTTCGTGACCACTACAAGGACTTCGGTGGGGATGTGGCGGCCTACGTGGCGCCCACCAATGACCTGAATGGTGTGCGCACGTACAACGCCGTGGACGTGGAGGGGCTGTACACGCTGGGGACGGTGGTGGTGGATTACCGTGGCTACCGCGTCACAGCCCAGTCCATCATCCCTGGCATCCTGGAGCGGGACCAGGAGCAGAGTGTCATCTACGGCTCCATTGACTTTGGCAAGACGGTGATGTCGCACCCTCGATACCTGGAGCTGCTGGAACGTACTAGTCGGCCGCTCAAGATCCTGAGGCATCGGGTGCTCAACGACCGCGGCGAGGAGGTGGAGCTCTGCTCCTCCGTGGAGTGCAAGGGCATCATCGGCAACGACGGGCGCCACTACATCCTCGACCTGCTGCGCACTTTCCCCCCTGACCTCAACTTCCTGCCCGTGCCCGGCGAGACGCTGCCCGAGGAGTGCACCCGCGCCGGCTTCCCCCGGGCGCACCGGCACAAGCTCTGTTGCCTGCGCCAGGAGCTGGTGGACGCCTTTGTGGAGCACAG GTACCTCCTCTTCATGAAGCTGGCTGCCCTGCAGTTGATGCAGCAGAAAGCAAGCAAGATGGAGAACCCCACCTCACTGGAAAATGGTGACCCCCCCTCCTCGGAACCTAAGCCTGAAGACCCTCCGGGGCCCGAGGCAGGAAGTGAGGAGGAAGGCGGCAGTGCTAGCGGCCTCGCCAAGGTGAAGGAGCTGGCGGAGACCATCGCCTCAGACGACGGGACAG CAGACCCTCGGAGCCGAGAGGTGATCCGCAACGCGTGCAAGGCAGTCGGCTCCATCAGCTGCACAGCCTTTGACGTCCGCTTCAACCCTGACATCTTCTCACCAG GGGTTCGTTTCCCCGAGTCCTGCCAGGAGGAAGTTCGGGACCAGAAGCAGCTGCTGAAAGACGCCGCCGCCTTCCTGCTGTCCTGCCAGATCCCTGGCTTG GTAAAGGACTGCATAGACCATGCGGTGCTGCCCATGGATGGGGCCACGCTGGCTGAGGTGATGCGCCAGCGTGGCATCAACATGCGCTACCTGGGCAAGGTGCTGGACCTGGTGCTCCGGAGCCCGGCCCGAGAACAGCTGGACCACATCTAT AAAATTGGCATTGGAGAGCTCATCACCCGTTCTGCCAAGCACATCTTTAAGACCTACTTACAG GGAGTGGAGCTCTCGGGCCTGTCGGCTGCCATCAGCCACTTTCTGAACTGCTTCCTGAGCTCCTACCCCAACCCTGTGGCCCACTTGCCCGCCGACGAGCTGATCTCTAAGAagaggaacaggaggaggagaaaccGCCCCCCGGGGGCAGCAGATAACACGGCCTGGGCTGTCATGACCCCCCAGGAGCTCTGGAAGAACATCTGCCAGGAGGCCAAGAACTACTTTGGCTTCAGCCTCGAGTG CGAGACTGTGGACCAGGCTGTGGAGACCTATGGGCTGCAGAAGATAACGCTGCTGCGGGAAATCTCCCTGAAAACTGGAATCCAG ATCCTGCTGAAGGAGTACAGCTTTGACAGCCGCCACAAACCCGCCTTCACCGAGGAGGATGTGCTCAATATCTTCCCCGTGGTCAAGCATGTCAACCCGAAGGCCTCGGATGCCTTCCACTTCTTCCAGAGTGGGCAGGCCAAAGTACAGCAGG gcttcctgaaggagggcTGTGAGCTCATCAATGAGGCCCTGAACCTGTTTAACAACGTGTACGGAGCCATGCACGTGGAGATCTGTGCCTGCTTGCGCCTCCTTGCTCGTCTCCACTACATTATGGGTGACTACGCCGAG GCCCTGAGTAACCAGCAGAAGGCTGTGCTGATGAGCGAGCGAGTGATGGGCATCGAGCACCCCAATACCATCCAGGAATAT ATGCACCTGGCCCTGTACTGCTTCGCCAGCAGCCAGCTGTCCACGGCCCTGAGCCTGCTGTACCGCGCCCGCTACCTCACACTGCTGGTGTTCGGGGAGGACCACCCCGAGATGGCGCTGCTGGAT AACAACATCGGGCTGGTGCTGCACGGAGTGATGGAATATGACCTGTCGCTGCGCTTCCTGGAGAATGCGCTGGCTGTCAGCACCAAGTACCACGGGCCCAAGTCCCTCAAGGTGGCCCTCAG CCACCACCTTGTCGCCCGGGTCTACGAGAGCAAAGCTGAGTTCCGGTCAGCCCTGCAGCACGAGAAGGAGGGCTACACCATCTACAAGACCCAG CTGGGCGAGGACCACGAGAAGACCAAGGAGAGCTCCGAGTACCTCAAGTGCCTGACCCAGCAGGCCGTGGCCCTGCAGCGCACCATGAACGAGATCTACCGAAACGGCTCCAGCGCCAACATCCCGCCCCTCAAG TTCACAGCCCCCAGCATGGCCAGTGTCTTGGAACAGCTCAACGTCATCAACGGCATCCTCTTCATTCCTCTCAG CCAAAAAGACTTGGAGAACCTGAAAGCCGAGGTGGCACGGCGGCACCAGCTCCAGGAGGCCGGCAGAAACAGGGATAAGGCTGAGGAGCCCATGGCCACCGAGCCTGAGCCAGCGGGGGTCCTGGAGGATTcagcctcccagccccaggccgcCAAGGACCCTTCTTCCCCGGGCTTGCAGGGgtag